Proteins found in one Pararge aegeria chromosome 12, ilParAegt1.1, whole genome shotgun sequence genomic segment:
- the LOC120628313 gene encoding protein NipSnap, whose product MNSWNRILVLSSAIPKSSRLISTTNARSISDDGWLSKLLVRKIEPTKESHSRMLSDKEIVYALHTHNIRPDSVDKYLLNYKTSAAFVESRKSELGCELVGSWTVSVGDMDQALHLWRYVGGFEKIDKAKILFRENPDYRALEKERGNFVRSRHLQYLLAFSFWPSGEPRQDKNIYEIRSYSLKPGTMIEWGNNWARGLTYRRAQNEAFAGYFSQIGRLYNVHHIWCYKDLQARRETRESTWRNPGWDECVAYTVPLIREMHCRILEPTEFSPTQ is encoded by the exons ATGAATTCCTGGAATAggattttagttttaagctCTGCAATACCTAAGAGTTCCAG GCTAATTTCAACAACAAACGCACGGTCAATCTCTGACGATGGATGGCTTTCGAAGTTGCTTGTGCGAAAGATAGAGCCGACCAAAGAATCCCACAGCCGTATGCTCAGCGACAAGGAAATCGTATACGCGTTGCACACTCATAACATACGACCAGACTCTGTGGATAAATACTTACTAAACTA CAAGACATCAGCAGCATTTGTAGAGTCTCGCAAGTCAGAACTTGGATGTGAATTAGTTGGATCATGGACAGTGTCAGTAGGAGATATGGATCAGGCGTTGCATTTGTGGCGTTACGTCGGCGGCTTTGAGAAGATCGACAAGGCAAAAATTCTCTTCAGAGAAAATCCT GATTATAGAGCTCTTGAAAAGGAGAGAGGCAACTTTGTAAGATCGCGCCATCTTCAATACTTGTTAGCATTTAGCTTCTGGCCTTCGGGCGAGCCGCGTCAGGACAAAAACATTTACGAGATTAGATCTTACAG TTTAAAACCAGGCACAATGATCGAGTGGGGCAACAACTGGGCGCGTGGCCTAACTTATAGACGAGCGCAGAACGAAGCTTTCGCCGGATACTTCTCTCAAATCGGCAGACTGTACAATGTCCATCACATTTGGT GCTATAAAGATCTGCAAGCACGTCGTGAAACTCGCGAGAGCACGTGGCGTAACCCGGGCTGGGACGAGTGCGTCGCCTACACCGTGCCGCTCATCCGGGAAATGCACTGCCGCATCCTTGAGCCCACAGAGTTCTCGCCCACACAATAA